One Natrinema marinum genomic window carries:
- a CDS encoding alpha-D-ribose 1-methylphosphonate 5-triphosphate diphosphatase produces MRSTAQTAEESVAVVGGRVVTPETVLEGGVRIEGDRIVDVGAVDDDADTVIEADGRLIVPGLIDLHGDDIEGHLHPRSGARMGLPMALASADRANISAGITTKFHAISFERDEAEDRSPELAATLTAAIADDDDLLADHRLHARCEVTQKQCVDAVLDVVEDGHADLVSVMSHIPGKGQFRDIEAFKRYYENANDRSIEEAEEMIEERSDVSMATLRDRIDRVVGAAHDAGAVTASHDDEDPTEVERLADSGVDITEYPITLETAERAADIGMTTAMGAPNLVRGESQWGNLSTADAIDAGVVDALVADYHPPSLLAAAFVDTGEPLPERINRVSAAPADAVGLDDRGRIEVEARADLLVVDRDPTPTVARALVAGRPVYRADRVTR; encoded by the coding sequence ATGAGGTCGACCGCCCAGACCGCCGAGGAAAGCGTGGCCGTCGTCGGCGGACGCGTCGTCACACCCGAGACCGTGCTCGAGGGCGGCGTCCGAATCGAGGGCGACCGCATCGTCGACGTTGGAGCCGTCGACGACGACGCCGATACCGTGATCGAGGCCGACGGCCGCCTGATCGTGCCCGGCCTGATCGACCTCCACGGCGACGACATCGAGGGACACCTCCACCCGCGCTCGGGCGCTCGAATGGGGCTCCCGATGGCGCTCGCCTCGGCCGATCGTGCGAACATCTCGGCGGGTATCACGACGAAGTTCCACGCGATTTCCTTCGAGCGCGACGAGGCGGAAGACCGCTCGCCCGAACTCGCGGCGACGCTGACGGCCGCCATCGCCGACGACGACGACCTGCTCGCGGACCACCGCCTGCACGCCCGCTGTGAAGTCACCCAGAAACAATGCGTCGACGCGGTGCTGGATGTCGTCGAGGACGGTCACGCCGACCTCGTTTCGGTGATGAGCCACATCCCTGGGAAGGGCCAGTTCCGAGATATCGAGGCGTTCAAACGGTACTACGAGAACGCAAACGACCGCTCGATCGAGGAGGCAGAGGAGATGATCGAGGAACGAAGCGATGTCTCGATGGCGACGCTGCGCGATCGCATCGACCGGGTCGTCGGAGCCGCCCACGACGCCGGTGCGGTGACGGCCTCACACGACGACGAGGACCCGACCGAGGTCGAGCGACTGGCCGACTCTGGGGTCGACATCACGGAGTATCCCATCACGCTCGAGACGGCCGAGCGCGCCGCCGACATCGGCATGACCACGGCGATGGGCGCGCCCAATCTCGTCCGCGGGGAGAGCCAGTGGGGCAACCTCTCGACGGCCGACGCCATCGACGCCGGCGTCGTCGACGCACTCGTCGCCGACTACCATCCACCGTCGCTGCTCGCGGCCGCGTTCGTCGACACCGGGGAACCCCTGCCCGAGCGGATCAACCGCGTCAGCGCCGCTCCCGCCGACGCAGTCGGGTTGGACGACCGCGGTCGGATCGAAGTCGAGGCGCGCGCCGACCTGCTCGTCGTCGACCGCGATCCGACGCCGACGGTCGCCCGCGCGCTCGTCGCGGGCCGGCCGGTGTACCGCGCCGATCGGGTGACGCGATGA
- a CDS encoding sugar phosphate isomerase/epimerase family protein, with protein sequence MTASIGAAMDIRFGETVEEFMRYVTDLGLDHVEFKREYLAGHPETPGPERIRELSERYGVSLTYHAPFRDWNIGSYDEVVRQDSVERVKRTLDDAAEAGAGAVVVHGGSVPKRYPEWVRDRAKRNALRSLAECAEYAQLVGVSLCLENQPINEQKQRYTTTPAALASMRNTVDVPPKYFGVTLDVGHAKVNGYDWRAFVAEFGHRIRVCHLHDNDGTADQHEPFPDYEPVVEAIPADYFVFEMKSVDDLAASVGTDETPPETEVTGRE encoded by the coding sequence ATGACCGCGAGCATCGGCGCAGCGATGGACATCCGCTTCGGAGAGACCGTCGAGGAGTTCATGCGCTACGTCACCGACCTCGGACTGGACCACGTCGAGTTCAAACGCGAATACCTCGCGGGCCATCCGGAGACGCCCGGCCCCGAGCGGATTCGAGAGCTGTCCGAGCGCTACGGCGTCAGCCTTACGTACCACGCACCCTTTAGAGACTGGAACATCGGCAGCTACGACGAGGTGGTCCGGCAGGATTCCGTCGAGCGGGTCAAGCGAACCCTCGACGACGCCGCCGAGGCCGGGGCCGGAGCCGTCGTCGTGCACGGCGGATCGGTCCCGAAGCGCTACCCCGAGTGGGTCCGCGACCGCGCGAAACGGAACGCGCTGCGCTCGCTCGCGGAGTGTGCCGAGTACGCGCAACTGGTCGGCGTGTCGCTGTGTCTGGAGAACCAACCCATCAACGAACAGAAGCAGCGCTATACCACGACGCCGGCGGCTCTCGCGTCGATGCGGAACACCGTCGACGTGCCACCCAAATACTTCGGCGTCACGCTCGACGTGGGCCACGCGAAGGTCAACGGCTACGACTGGCGCGCGTTCGTCGCGGAGTTCGGCCATCGGATCAGGGTCTGTCACCTCCACGACAACGACGGTACCGCCGACCAGCACGAGCCGTTTCCCGACTACGAGCCGGTCGTCGAGGCGATTCCAGCGGACTACTTCGTCTTCGAGATGAAGTCCGTCGACGACCTGGCGGCGAGCGTCGGCACCGATGAGACGCCCCCCGAAACGGAGGTGACGGGCCGTGAATGA
- a CDS encoding HAD family hydrolase, giving the protein MNDGLAGDYDAVVFDNDGVLVAPTDREVLVDAVVDSFRAFGVEIDRSFARRTVAEDAVPVEAAREHGLDPEAFWHHRELTASLAQQAHVREGGKPVYDDVAALERLDRPLGIVSNNQQATVEFLLAHHELDRFETAYGRRPTLAGAAGRKPEPDYLERALADLDASEALYVGDSEKDIVAARRAGIDSVFLRRDHVADVALSVEPTAEVPDLRTLVDVLPAQH; this is encoded by the coding sequence GTGAATGACGGTTTGGCGGGCGACTACGACGCCGTCGTCTTCGACAACGACGGCGTGCTGGTCGCGCCGACCGACCGCGAGGTGCTCGTCGACGCCGTCGTGGACTCCTTTCGGGCCTTCGGCGTCGAGATCGACCGGTCGTTCGCACGGCGGACGGTCGCCGAAGACGCCGTCCCGGTCGAAGCGGCCCGCGAACACGGCCTCGATCCGGAAGCGTTCTGGCACCACCGCGAGTTGACCGCCAGCCTCGCCCAGCAGGCCCACGTCCGGGAGGGCGGCAAACCGGTCTACGACGACGTCGCGGCGCTCGAGCGGCTGGACCGTCCCCTCGGGATAGTGAGCAACAACCAGCAGGCGACGGTCGAGTTTCTGCTCGCACACCACGAGCTGGATCGGTTCGAGACGGCCTACGGTCGACGGCCGACGCTCGCGGGTGCGGCCGGACGCAAGCCGGAGCCGGACTACCTCGAGCGGGCGCTGGCGGACCTAGACGCGAGCGAGGCGCTATACGTCGGTGACTCCGAGAAAGACATCGTCGCGGCCCGACGCGCCGGTATCGACTCGGTCTTTCTCCGTCGGGACCACGTTGCGGACGTGGCGCTTTCCGTCGAGCCGACTGCTGAAGTGCCAGACCTCCGGACGTTGGTCGATGTGCTCCCTGCACAGCACTGA
- a CDS encoding ribbon-helix-helix protein, CopG family, whose product MSKITFRADDDLVDRLEALDASKSEAMREALRAYLEGGATETDEGDAEPERDRSGAIDDLVRDRVDERLEERLRDLGLDGTDTRSREPLSSTGPQDVNVSISLESGNLASDERVTADRERARTTTEGHRADGRSTDRVQERAETRPRDDEAGRQCNQCGDRLEGEHVYCPNCGEKASRRLFCDCGDEIRSDWSFCPGCGRRTPAADVLDAESNQY is encoded by the coding sequence ATGAGCAAGATCACGTTCCGCGCCGACGACGACCTCGTCGACCGACTCGAGGCGCTCGACGCATCCAAGAGCGAAGCGATGCGGGAAGCGCTACGGGCGTATCTCGAGGGCGGTGCGACCGAGACAGACGAGGGCGACGCGGAACCGGAACGCGATCGGTCGGGTGCGATAGACGACCTCGTTCGCGACCGAGTCGACGAGCGACTCGAGGAACGGCTGCGGGACCTCGGACTTGACGGGACCGACACACGGTCGCGAGAACCGCTGTCGTCGACGGGACCGCAGGACGTCAACGTGTCCATCTCGCTCGAGAGTGGGAACCTCGCGTCGGACGAGCGTGTGACGGCCGATCGCGAGCGCGCGCGTACGACGACCGAGGGGCACCGGGCAGACGGTCGATCGACGGATCGAGTCCAGGAGCGAGCGGAAACACGACCTCGAGACGACGAAGCCGGGCGACAGTGCAATCAGTGTGGCGACCGCCTCGAGGGCGAGCACGTATACTGTCCGAACTGCGGCGAGAAGGCATCGCGGCGGCTGTTCTGTGATTGCGGCGACGAGATCCGATCCGACTGGTCGTTCTGTCCCGGCTGCGGGCGTCGGACGCCCGCGGCCGACGTCCTCGACGCTGAAAGTAACCAATACTGA
- a CDS encoding ribbon-helix-helix domain-containing protein — translation MERVTLRIPKQQIEEVEQLVDSGEFPNRSEAIRSAVREMINEQQDAPSEQSGKRNWAKV, via the coding sequence ATGGAGCGTGTGACACTGCGAATCCCGAAACAGCAGATCGAAGAGGTCGAACAACTAGTCGACTCGGGCGAGTTCCCGAACCGGAGCGAGGCGATCCGGTCGGCCGTCCGTGAGATGATCAACGAACAACAGGACGCACCCAGCGAGCAGTCCGGCAAACGCAACTGGGCGAAGGTGTAA
- the ftsZ gene encoding cell division protein FtsZ has translation MQDIVQDALENAEEEARDMDVSMDDDEFGDPRIVIVGCGGAGNNTINRLYNIGVDGADTVAINTDKQHLKMIEADTKILVGKSLTNGLGAGGDPSMGERATEMAQSTIKEVLGDADLVFVTAGMGGGTGTGAAPVVSEIAKDQGAIVVGMVSTPFNVERARTVKAEEGLEKLREQADSIIVLDNNRLLDYVPNLPIGKAFSVMDQIIAETVKGISETITQPSLINLDYADMSTIMNQGGVAVMLVGETQDKNKTDEVVKDAMNHPLLDVDYRGASGGLVHITGGPDLTLKEAEGIADNITERLEASANVIWGARIQENYKGKVRVMAIMTGVQSAQVLGPTTQKQADKSRRSIEGVNDADFDASNNVDGGSGFGAQSDGGRNELERENGVDVIR, from the coding sequence ATGCAGGATATCGTACAGGACGCCTTAGAGAACGCGGAGGAAGAAGCCCGAGACATGGACGTCTCGATGGACGACGACGAGTTCGGGGACCCCCGAATCGTCATCGTCGGCTGTGGCGGTGCCGGCAACAACACGATCAACCGCCTGTACAACATTGGCGTCGACGGGGCGGACACCGTGGCGATCAACACGGACAAACAACATCTGAAGATGATCGAGGCCGACACCAAGATCCTCGTGGGCAAGTCGCTCACGAACGGGCTCGGTGCCGGCGGCGACCCGTCGATGGGCGAGCGAGCGACCGAGATGGCCCAGAGCACGATCAAGGAGGTCCTCGGCGACGCAGACCTCGTGTTCGTGACCGCGGGCATGGGCGGTGGCACCGGCACGGGTGCCGCCCCCGTCGTCTCGGAAATCGCCAAGGATCAGGGCGCGATCGTCGTCGGGATGGTCTCCACGCCCTTTAACGTCGAACGCGCCCGCACGGTGAAAGCCGAGGAAGGCCTCGAGAAGCTGCGCGAGCAGGCCGACTCGATCATCGTGTTGGACAACAACCGGCTGCTCGATTACGTCCCGAATCTGCCGATCGGGAAGGCGTTCTCGGTGATGGACCAGATCATCGCCGAGACCGTCAAGGGGATCTCGGAGACGATCACCCAGCCGTCGCTGATCAACCTGGACTACGCGGACATGTCCACGATCATGAACCAGGGCGGCGTCGCCGTCATGCTGGTCGGCGAGACCCAGGACAAGAACAAGACCGACGAGGTCGTCAAAGACGCGATGAACCACCCGCTGCTCGACGTCGACTACCGCGGCGCGTCGGGCGGACTCGTCCACATCACCGGCGGCCCCGACCTCACGCTCAAAGAGGCCGAGGGCATCGCCGACAACATCACCGAGCGCCTCGAGGCCAGCGCGAACGTCATCTGGGGCGCTCGAATTCAGGAGAACTACAAGGGCAAGGTCCGCGTCATGGCGATCATGACCGGCGTCCAGAGCGCGCAGGTGCTCGGCCCGACCACCCAGAAGCAGGCCGACAAATCCCGTCGGAGCATCGAAGGCGTCAACGACGCCGACTTCGACGCGAGTAACAACGTCGACGGCGGCTCCGGCTTCGGCGCACAGAGCGACGGCGGCCGCAACGAACTCGAGCGAGAGAACGGCGTCGACGTGATCCGGTAA
- the ncsA gene encoding tRNA 2-thiolation protein NcsA, whose protein sequence is MDCNRCDEEAIMHAAYSGSHLCAAHFRESVEKRVRRRIRRDDLVPHDATPENPQTWVIGLSGGKDSVVLTQILHETFAEDPRIELVGLTIHEGIEGYRDKSVEACVELSDELGIRHELVSYEEEFGVRMDEVVEDDPENMAACAYCGVFRRDLLSKYAEELEADLLLTGHNLDDEAQTALMNFLEGDVEQIAKHFDASLGPLSDREEQDEFVPRAKPLRDVPEKEVALYAHVEDLPAHITECPHASEAYRGEIQQLLYDLEENHPGTRHSILSGYEELAEIAAQRYAGDDGADLRECVECGSTTTREVCRKCSLLESLV, encoded by the coding sequence ATGGACTGCAACCGGTGCGACGAGGAGGCGATCATGCACGCCGCCTACTCCGGGTCCCACCTCTGTGCGGCCCACTTCCGCGAGTCGGTCGAAAAGCGGGTCCGGAGACGAATCCGGCGGGACGACCTCGTCCCCCACGACGCGACGCCGGAGAATCCCCAGACCTGGGTGATCGGCCTCTCGGGAGGAAAGGATAGCGTCGTCCTCACGCAAATCCTCCACGAGACGTTCGCCGAGGACCCCCGCATCGAACTCGTCGGGCTGACGATCCACGAAGGGATCGAGGGCTACCGCGACAAGTCGGTCGAGGCCTGCGTCGAACTCAGTGACGAGTTGGGCATCCGCCACGAACTCGTCAGCTACGAGGAGGAGTTCGGCGTCCGCATGGACGAGGTCGTCGAGGACGACCCCGAGAACATGGCCGCCTGCGCGTACTGCGGCGTCTTCCGACGCGATCTCCTCTCGAAGTACGCGGAGGAACTCGAGGCCGATCTCCTCCTGACCGGCCACAATCTGGACGACGAGGCCCAGACCGCGCTGATGAACTTCTTAGAGGGCGACGTCGAACAGATCGCCAAACACTTCGACGCCAGCCTGGGGCCGCTCTCCGATCGCGAGGAGCAAGACGAGTTCGTCCCCCGCGCGAAGCCCCTGCGGGACGTGCCGGAAAAGGAGGTCGCACTCTACGCCCACGTCGAGGACCTCCCGGCCCACATCACCGAGTGTCCCCACGCCAGCGAGGCCTATCGAGGCGAAATTCAGCAGTTGCTCTACGACCTCGAGGAGAACCATCCCGGTACGCGCCACTCCATTCTCTCGGGGTACGAGGAACTGGCCGAGATCGCCGCCCAGCGCTACGCCGGCGACGACGGTGCCGACCTCCGGGAGTGCGTCGAGTGTGGCTCGACGACCACCCGCGAGGTCTGCCGGAAGTGTTCGCTGCTCGAGTCGCTGGTCTGA
- a CDS encoding lysophospholipase, whose amino-acid sequence MRHRIFNDDGDEDLVFVMGWGNRWTHENVSWLLGTLTEADYRVHAFELPTNIDDFKADWLEPVAEYVRDLDGYQLLGHSAGALIAQALDGADNHVYLSPWWGYGEGFPDPVLEAVSAVPTTFPCLPIGDLDREALGELATDHQIATTPSWVSPAFVRETRRAQRDLLTIDHDAVVFCSLRDPVVDLQPIGERVPAAHVVLYDGGHELFSSAARERSVDLLLAALEDGSDAVEERPTVPA is encoded by the coding sequence ATGCGACACCGGATCTTCAACGACGACGGCGACGAGGACCTCGTCTTCGTCATGGGCTGGGGGAACCGCTGGACCCACGAGAACGTCAGCTGGCTCCTCGGGACGCTGACTGAGGCCGACTACCGCGTCCACGCGTTCGAGCTCCCCACCAACATCGACGATTTCAAAGCCGACTGGCTCGAGCCCGTCGCCGAGTACGTCCGCGATCTCGACGGCTACCAGTTGCTCGGTCACAGCGCCGGCGCGCTGATCGCTCAGGCCCTAGACGGCGCGGACAATCACGTCTATCTGAGCCCGTGGTGGGGCTACGGCGAGGGTTTTCCCGACCCGGTGCTCGAGGCGGTGTCGGCGGTGCCGACCACGTTCCCGTGTCTACCGATCGGCGACCTCGACAGGGAGGCGCTGGGCGAACTGGCGACCGACCACCAGATCGCGACGACGCCCTCCTGGGTCTCCCCGGCGTTCGTCCGGGAGACCCGCCGCGCCCAGCGGGACCTGCTGACGATCGACCACGACGCGGTCGTCTTCTGCTCGCTGCGCGATCCCGTCGTCGATCTCCAACCGATCGGGGAGCGGGTCCCTGCCGCCCACGTCGTCCTCTACGACGGCGGCCACGAACTGTTCTCTTCTGCCGCCCGCGAGCGCTCCGTCGACCTCCTGCTTGCCGCTCTCGAGGACGGCTCCGACGCCGTCGAGGAGCGGCCGACGGTGCCGGCCTGA
- a CDS encoding DUF4442 domain-containing protein yields MLESLRARLYRIGFNLFPAYRGTGARVTHIASDWSEIRVKLPLSWRTRNYVGTIFGGSMYAAVDPFYMMLLLKNLGDGYVVWDKEAEIRFKKPGRETLYATFTITDEELAAIRAELAADDTDSVDRHYTVDLVDAEGTVHATVRKTVYVTTDRSKGV; encoded by the coding sequence ATGCTCGAGTCCCTACGCGCTCGGCTCTATCGAATCGGGTTCAATCTCTTTCCGGCCTACCGCGGGACCGGCGCTCGCGTCACCCACATCGCGTCGGACTGGTCGGAGATTCGGGTGAAACTCCCCCTGAGCTGGCGGACCCGCAACTACGTGGGGACGATCTTCGGCGGCAGCATGTACGCCGCCGTCGACCCGTTCTACATGATGCTGCTCCTGAAGAACCTCGGGGACGGCTACGTCGTCTGGGACAAGGAAGCCGAGATCCGCTTCAAAAAGCCCGGTCGAGAGACGCTGTACGCGACGTTTACGATCACCGACGAGGAGCTCGCGGCGATCCGCGCCGAACTCGCAGCCGACGACACCGACTCCGTCGACCGCCACTACACGGTCGACCTCGTCGACGCCGAGGGAACCGTCCACGCGACCGTTCGGAAGACCGTCTACGTGACGACGGACCGATCCAAAGGGGTCTGA
- a CDS encoding DUF7095 family protein — protein sequence MSDFDRAAAVGRLERLVDTVANDRLPVPVREVWAFGDIALGLDPVERLDVYVTKDILLRDDSEPTDSSADGNATDPHERFRESHGIEGVGKSVRADWAREHPDDLQANANGHAAPEQCLAAHLLEDDEPVHLEVCNASFEDNVTQRLRGAQLREDYTQLLDPRGVCLWAEGTRSDGAFRKLREGELALPTLSAALEMLGLDGDEAETAARELHAWRDRQDGVTVRGDVV from the coding sequence ATGAGCGACTTCGACCGGGCAGCGGCGGTCGGCCGTCTCGAGCGCCTCGTCGACACCGTCGCGAACGATCGGCTGCCGGTCCCCGTCCGCGAGGTGTGGGCGTTCGGCGACATCGCGCTCGGTCTCGATCCGGTCGAGCGACTGGACGTCTACGTGACGAAGGACATCTTGCTGCGCGACGACAGCGAGCCGACCGACTCGAGCGCCGACGGCAACGCGACGGACCCACACGAGCGGTTCCGCGAGTCCCACGGCATCGAGGGCGTCGGCAAATCGGTCCGAGCCGACTGGGCCCGCGAGCATCCCGACGACCTCCAGGCGAACGCGAACGGCCACGCCGCCCCCGAGCAGTGTCTCGCGGCCCACCTCCTCGAGGACGACGAACCCGTCCACCTCGAGGTCTGTAACGCATCGTTCGAGGACAATGTCACGCAGCGGCTTCGCGGGGCGCAGCTTCGCGAGGACTACACCCAATTGCTCGATCCGCGCGGGGTCTGTCTCTGGGCGGAGGGGACCAGAAGTGACGGGGCGTTCCGGAAGCTCCGCGAGGGCGAACTCGCCTTGCCGACGCTGTCGGCGGCCCTCGAGATGCTCGGCTTAGACGGCGACGAGGCCGAAACTGCGGCACGGGAACTCCACGCCTGGCGCGACCGACAGGACGGCGTGACGGTCCGCGGCGACGTGGTCTGA
- a CDS encoding helix-turn-helix domain-containing protein — protein MRPAAVETGYLDIPRSCSLAELGDRFDISPNAAFERFRRGVKALVENTVHPDDRAS, from the coding sequence CTGCGTCCTGCAGCCGTCGAGACCGGTTACCTCGACATTCCGCGGTCGTGTTCGCTGGCTGAGCTCGGCGATCGATTCGACATCTCGCCGAACGCGGCCTTCGAACGGTTCCGTCGGGGAGTCAAAGCGCTCGTCGAGAACACGGTACATCCGGACGACCGAGCGTCGTAA
- a CDS encoding ABC transporter permease subunit, which translates to MFELTRYDGRRRVRGSVYLSVGLSLLAAMVVWVYPSFAAEIDLDQFISAYPEPILQIMGIQTMASLGGFLSFELYTFGWVILLGLYLAYSTAGVIADDVDRGRMDVLLAMPISRRRLVGERFGSMAVPIVGANLLPPIVVLVGAELIDEPLAVADVLAVHLLSIPYLFACAGIGLLASVAVDRAAIAQRVALGVTFALFLSESLLTGTDAEVLGAIAPMRYYDPNAILLEGRYDFAGAGILIAMTVALLVVAQVWFTRTDID; encoded by the coding sequence ATGTTTGAACTGACCCGGTACGACGGCCGGCGGCGGGTTCGCGGCAGCGTCTACCTCTCGGTCGGGCTCTCCCTGCTCGCCGCGATGGTCGTCTGGGTCTACCCGTCCTTTGCGGCCGAGATCGATCTGGACCAGTTTATCTCCGCCTACCCGGAGCCGATCCTGCAGATCATGGGGATTCAGACGATGGCCAGTCTCGGCGGCTTCCTCTCGTTCGAACTCTACACGTTCGGCTGGGTGATCCTGCTCGGACTGTATCTGGCCTACAGCACGGCGGGCGTGATCGCCGACGACGTCGATCGCGGTCGGATGGACGTGCTGCTCGCGATGCCGATCTCCCGTCGCCGACTGGTCGGCGAGCGATTCGGTTCGATGGCCGTCCCGATCGTCGGCGCGAACCTCCTGCCGCCGATCGTCGTCCTCGTCGGCGCCGAGTTGATCGACGAACCGCTGGCCGTCGCGGACGTGCTCGCGGTCCACCTGCTGTCGATCCCCTACCTGTTCGCCTGCGCCGGGATCGGCCTGCTGGCCTCGGTCGCCGTCGACCGGGCGGCGATCGCCCAGCGGGTCGCCCTCGGCGTCACGTTCGCGCTGTTCCTCTCGGAGTCGCTGCTGACCGGGACCGACGCCGAAGTCCTCGGCGCGATCGCACCCATGCGCTACTACGACCCGAACGCGATCCTGCTCGAGGGTAGGTACGATTTCGCCGGCGCGGGCATCCTGATCGCGATGACCGTCGCGTTGCTCGTCGTCGCGCAGGTGTGGTTTACGCGCACGGACATCGACTGA